In the Malaya genurostris strain Urasoe2022 chromosome 1, Malgen_1.1, whole genome shotgun sequence genome, one interval contains:
- the LOC131426259 gene encoding uncharacterized protein LOC131426259: MEVIEIEVEKEVTNPFVKSGLVRTPPPQTQQVQKQHTNEQQAQQQGQQQYSAWTKPPQPPRVEAAKKLVDELHEYVDKRSNVHKDIKALVIKLQGALGSAVKEWKNVVQRAEVGEKELLAAKTALEARRAAQMQRAEADTVTREVNTASSVPPGVQSTPFFTPKRPRASPGDVRPGGPKRHKDARVTGAKLPPEATDAVNSRTEWQVVGKKKEKPSKKNPPKKRKVVRTRNKSEALIVKASDDSYAEVLRAMRMNPDLKELGEDVQKVRRTGNGEMLLELKRNPKAGSISYKELTEKALGNKVEVRALCPEATLRCKDLDEITTEEEVKLALKEQCELGEVQMTIRIRNGPDGTKVALIKLPVDAANKALKVEKICVGWSVCPLSVSQLPDVCFKCLGFGHFARNCQGPDRSKLCRRCGEEGHKAKDCTKPPKCLICAATGDNKHPTGGSRCPAFKRASATKSQWRCDVAIISEPYQIPPGDGNWTSDGAKTAAIWAVGKYPIQEVVHCADEGFVIAKINGVFICSCYAPPRWTIEQFNRMLDKLTEELTDRRPVVVAGDFNAWAVEWGSRLTNSRRSSLLEALAKLNVDLANDGTTTTYRKDGRESIIDVTFCSPGMIRSMHWRVCEEYTHSDHQAIRYCVGRDSQVESSRTQFGERKWKTANFNKDVFVEALRLERNTINLSAEELTATLSRACDATMPRMGKPRNGRRPAYWWNSTIADLRTRCLHARRRMQRARNSGEREERRLPYRIARAALNKAIRLSKKECL; this comes from the exons ATGGAAGTAATCGAAATCGAAGTTGAGAAAGAAGTGACAAATCCGTTTGTCAAGAGTGGCTTGGTGAGGACACCGCCGCCGCAAACCCAGCAGGTGCAAAAGCAGCACACGAACGAGCAGCAGGCTCAGCAGCAGGGTCAGCAGCAGTATAGCGCGTGGACGAAACCACCACAACCACCGAGGGTAGAGGCAGCGAAAAAGTTGGTGGACGAGCTGCACGAATATGTGGATAAGAGAAGTAACGTGCACAAAGACATCAAGGCGTTGGTGATTAAGCTCCAAGGCGCTCTTGGTTCTGCTGTAAAGGAGTGGAAAAACGTAGTGCAGAGAGCAGAAGTTGGGGAGAAGGAGTTGTTAGCGGCGAAAACTGCTTTAGAGGCACGTCGCGCAGCGCAAATGCAAAGGGCAGAAGCCGACACAGTTACGAGGGAGGTCAACACGGCGAGTAGTGTTCCCCCTGGGGTGCAGTCCACGCCCTTCTTCACACCAAAGAGGCCAAGGGCATCGCCTGGAGATGTTAGACCAGGTGGTCCCAAGAGACACAAGGATGCCCGTGTCACTGGAGCTAAACTACCACCAGAAGCAACCGACGCGGTAAACAGCCGCACTGAATGGCAGGTCGTGGGCAAAAAAAAGGAGAAACCGAGCAAAAAAAACCCGCCCAAAAAACGTAAGGTCGTCAGGACGAGGAATAAGAGCGAGGCTCTCATCGTCAAAGCGAGCGACGACTCGTACGCCGAAGTCCTACGCGCTATGCGGATGAACCCGGATCTTAAGGAGCTAGGGGAAGACGTGCAAAAGGTCAGGCGCACTGGTAATGGTGAGATGCTTCTCGAGCTGAAAAGAAACCCCAAAGCAGGCAGCATCTCGTACAAGGAGCTTACCGAGAAAGCCCTCGGAAACAAGGTGGAAGTAAGAGCCTTGTGCCCGGAAGCGACTCTCCGGTGTAAAGATCTGGACGAGATTACTACGGAGGAGGAGGTAAAATTAGCCCTGAAGGAGCAATGCGAGCTAGGAGAGGTCCAGATGACCATCCGTATCAGGAATGGACCTGACGGCACCAAGGTAGCCTTAATTAAGCTGCCAGTAGATGCAGCTAATAAAGCGTTGAAAGTGGAGAAAATATGTGTGGGTTGGTCTGTGTGTCCACTGAGCGTTTCCCAGCTACCGGACGTGTGCTTCAAGTGTCTGGGTTTTGGTCACTTCGCACGGAACTGTCAAGGGCCGGATAGGAGCAAACTATGCAGAAGGTGTGGCGAGGAAGGTCACAAGGCAAAGGATTGCACGAAGCCTCCGAAATGCCTAATTTGCGCTGCCACGGGGGATAACAAACATCCTACAGGCGGTAGCAGATGCCCGGCCTTCAAACGAGCGAGTGCAACGAAGTCCCAGTGGAG ATGCGATGTTGCGATAATTTCGGAGCCATACCAAATTCCACCCGGAGATGGAAACTGGACATCAGACGGAGCCAAAACAGCAGCGATATGGGCAGTGGGAAAATACCCCATTCAAGAAGTGGTGCACTGCGCAGATGAAGGGTTTGTTATAGCCAAAATCAACGGAGTCTTCATATGTAGTTGTTATGCACCTCCACGATGGACGATCGAACAGTTCAACCGGATGTTGGACAAACTAACGGAAGAGCTAACCGACCGAAGACCAGTAGTAGTAGCTGgtgacttcaatgcctgggcggtCGAATGGGGCAGCCGCCTCACGAACTCAAGGAGAAGCAGTCTTCTGGAGGCCCTAGCTAAGCTGAACGTAGATCTTGCCAACGACGGTACCACTACCACCTACCGTAAGGATGGTAGAGAGTCCATCATAGATGTCACTTTCTGCAGCCCGGGAATGATAAGGAGCATGCACTGGAGAGTGTGCGAAGAATACACCCACAGCGATCACCAAGCGATCCGGTATTGTGTTGGACGCGACTCGCAGGTGGAATCAAGCAGAACGCAGTTTGGTGAGCGAAAGTGGAAAACAGCGAACTTTAACAAGGACGTATTTGTGGAAGCACTGAGGCTCGAGCGCAACACAATAAACCTCAGCGCGGAAGAGCTGACTGCAACACTATCACGTGCGTGTGATGCAACCATGCCTAGAATGGGAAAACCCAGAAATGGGCGACGTCCGGCGTACTGGTGGAATTCGACGATCGCTGACCTGCGGACACGTTGTCTGCATGCCAGGAGAAGGATGCAGAGAGCTAGAAACAGCGGCGAAAGGGAGGAAAGAAGGTTGCCCTATAGAATAGCAAGAGCCGCACTCAACAAGGCAATCAGGCTCAGCAAGAAAGAGTGTTTATAA
- the LOC131426268 gene encoding uncharacterized protein LOC131426268, with protein sequence MTLIASLNRAMEFLDDFNEEQDGLEVSLRLEDLNELRRQLEEVQCTLEEMEMSEEDIQKFHYLRAAVKGEAAQLIESVDISAADYASTWDTLVNRYSNEYLMKKRRLQALFDIPRMERETAADLHAIVDVFERHVKGLNQMGEPTEAWSTILEHLLCTRLHDDTLKAWEDHASTINQPTYKNLVDFLHRRNRVLESISVNHQQTPPTSLVCSQVSTSKPVGQGNRPNSTHSSSMLKCHACDQRHPLLKCFKFGKMSIDERLNVINSKRLCLNCFRSTHYARDCPSPDNCRVCGRRHHTMIHPAYDENYYRVAQDPRSYRSEQANQAYVHATQCEQDTEDPVLTAATTTNQIDKICCYPVKKRATNIVLPTAIVIIVDCYGKEHFARAILDSASQANLITENMAQLLRLRRTKTNMIVSGVGNNTKLVTESVTTEIRSRKKHFVTNINFIVMEKIIPKLPGQSFSIDHWKIPKDLFLADPEFNRSSTIDLLISNEHFFTFFTSAARLQLSESLPPLVDSVFGWVVSGPVNASEVPSKVLSCNVLATSVESLEEKLERFWKMEELLVRSDYSPQEKECEKFYSRTVSRMPNGRYIVRLPRHSNFNMMLGSSKETAKKRFELLERRLAKNSKLKQDYHQFMEEYLALGHMRIIEDEELEPPSLCYLPHHPVIKASSTTTKVRVVFDASAKTTSGLSLNEALLVGPVVQDPLIAIILRFRTYPVALVADIEKMYRQVLLHSEDTALQRIFWRFQANQPIKTCELLTVTYGMAPSSFLATRTLQQLTKDEGLAYPLGSNALQKGFYVDDFIGGAATTAEAITSVAAKAPQGVLKLIDPSCTLRVSPFYTGQITFEDHLAPTTISADFGCLDEGLSSQ encoded by the exons ATGACCCTGATAGCATCATTAAATCGAGCTATGGAGTTTTTGGATGATTTCAACGAAGAGCAAGACGGGCTTGAGGTATCACTACGTTTAGAGGATCTCAACGAGCTTCGACGACAATTGGAAGAGGTACAATGCACGCTAGAAGAGATGGAAATGAGCGAAGAAG ACATTCAGAAGTTCCATTATCTTAGAGCAGCAGTGAAGGGTGAAGCAGCTCAATTAATCGAATCCGTTGATATCAGTGCCGCTGATTATGCCAGTACGTGGGACACCTTAGTAAATCGCTACTCAAACGAATATCTAATGAAGAAGAGACGTCTACAAGCATTGTTTGATATACCCCGCATGGAACGGGAAACCGCAGCAGATCTTCACGCGATTGTAGACGTTTTCGAGAGGCATGTCAAAGGATTGAACCAAATGGGAGAACCAACTGAGGCATGGAGCACAATTTTGGAGCATTTATTATGCACGCGGCTCCACGATGACACTCTTAAAGCTTGGGAAGATCATGCGTCAACAATTAACCAACCGACATACAAAAATCTCGTCGATTTCCTGCACAGAAGAAATCGTGTTCTAGAGTCCATCTCAGTAAATCATCAACAGACACCACCAACCTCACTTGTATGCTCTCAGGTGTCAACGTCAAAACCTGTAGGTCAAGGAAATCGGCCCAATTCCACTCACAGTAGCTCAATGCTTAAATGCCATGCTTGCGATCAACGACATCctcttttgaaatgtttcaaattcgGTAAAATGTCAATTGACGAGCGATTAAACGTCATTAACTCAAAACGATTGTGCTTGAACTGCTTCCGTAGCACTCATTATGCCAGAGACTGTCCTTCGCCAGACAATTGTCGCGTCTGTGGAAGGCGTCACCATACCATGATTCATCCGGCTTATGATGAAAACTACTACCGAGTTGCCCAAGACCCAAGGTCATATAGGTCGGAACAGGCGAATCAGGCCTATGTACATGCTACTCAATGTGAACAAGACACTGAGGATCCGGTTTTAACTGCTGCTACTACTACCAACCAAATCGATAAAATATGTTGCTATCCAGTAAAGAAACGTGCGACGAATATAGTTTTACCCACTGCGATAGTAATAATCGTTGATTGTTATGGAAAAGAGCATTTCGCGCGGgcgattctcgactccgcgtcGCAAGCCAATTTGATAACTGAAAATATGGCTCAACTTTTACGACTTCGGCGCACTAAAACAAACATGATTGTGAGCGGGGTTGGGAATAATACCAAGCTGGTAACAGAGTCTGTCACTACAGAAATCCGTTCCAGAAAGAAACACTTCGTAACCAACATAAATTTTATTGTCATGGAGAAAATTATTCCGAAGTTACCCGGTCAAAGCTTTTCCATTGACCACTGGAAAATTCCGAAGGATTTATTCCTAGCTGATCCCGAATTCAACAGAAGCAGCACAATCGATCTACTGATAAGTAATGAACATTTCTTCACGTTTTTCACGTCCGCTGCCAGATTACAACTTTCCGAGTCGTTGCCACCTTTGGTCGATAGCGTTTTCGGATGGGTCGTGTCGGGTCCCGTGAATGCCAGTGAGGTTCCAAGTAAAGTGCTTTCGTGCAACGTACTCGCCACGTCAGTGGAATCGCTCGAGGAAAAGCTGGAAAGATTCTGGAAGATGGAAGAATTGTTAGTTAGATCCGATTATTCGCCACAGGAGAAGGAATGCGAAAAATTCTACTCTCGAACAGTCTCTCGAATGCCGAACGGACGGTATATAGTTCGACTGCCACGACATTCTAATTTCAACATGATGCTAGGTAGTTCGAAAGAAACGGCCAAAAAACGGTTTGAATTGCTTGAGCGAAGGTTGGCTAAGAATTCAAAATTGAAGCAAGATTATCATCAATTCATGGAGGAGTATCTTGCTCTCGGGCACATGCGTATCATTGAAGACGAGGAACTCGAGCCACCGAGTTTATGTTATCTGCCACATCACCCCGTCATCAAGGCATCAAGCACTACCACTAAAGTAAGGGTGGTATTTGATGCATCGGCAAAAACTACGTCTGGGCTCTCACTCAATGAGGCATTACTCGTAGGTCCCGTAGTACAAGATCCTTTGATTGCTATTATACTGCGATTTCGAACGTATCCCGTGGCTTTAGTAGCTGATATCGAAAAAATGTACCGCCAAGTTTTGCTGCATTCTGAAGACACCGCATTACAACGTATTTTTTGGAGGTTTCAAGCGAACCAGCCGATTAAAACATGTGAATTGCTAACCGTAACGTACGGAATGGCACCCTCTTCCTTCTTGGCCACGCGGACACTTCAGCAACTTACTAAGGATGAGGGACTTGCTTACCCGCTCGGGTCCAACGCTTTGCAAAAGGGTTTTTACGTCGACGACTTCATCGGAGGAGCGGCGACGACTGCAGAAGCAATAA